A genomic segment from Malus domestica chromosome 05, GDT2T_hap1 encodes:
- the LOC114824928 gene encoding disease resistance protein RPM1-like, producing MAEIAVPVALFLADKVIMFLDKKFSRSSFNNNNPRDDAGRARSCLERMRAYLSDNSSAELSAYDGGSQQFQTRVKEIRNIAYEIEDVLDEFLLHVPHQFHNNDVFQKLHDAVKFRTVQKASREFSDRIKNIDKKLNFVFTLDKIPQFPGRDQESRPSSSTTRHGDSTVTHHNQFLEEEEMVGFEKPKEKLISQLMKGDPRFPNISLVGPGGSGKTTLLKNVFQSKKVQRFFECHAWIDVPRDLCPRKLDELLPNMLSKFDPKGKRKESINHEDPKAQLVRALKGKKFVVVLDNVWSKQDLERIVNVLPNDLPGTGSKIVITTRYSEVASSHANSSYIHNMSNVLSWEQAWNLFCRKAFHKSEGKCPTQILDWAEKIVKKCEGLPLAISAVGTLLATKRPTPLDWKKLHDSLGSNVPIITQILEPSYKDLPSHLKTCFLYFGMFPEDYSISRERLIRLWVAEGFVMQNRSRKLMEEVAGGYLNDLIGRNLVHVSSREVDGRVRSCRVLNLVREFIIEKAENFITVSLAANCRGTAPGEKIRHLSVHDVSKGNNFSSGTDLSCTRTILLSGQGSYDSELERLLKTFKFLRVLDLQGINLDNFPDSVFGLTLLRYISLRHTDIKEVPKSIKKLGFLETLDLKHTKVTNLPKQIYKLRNLHHLLVYRYDVTNYVTFEAARSVELSAGNISSLSSIQKLSLISVKNNRKIITALRELKGLRKLGLTDLQKEDGRKFVVLFMKWSSSRHWMYDQRARRTFWIWIMVNFVLTFCNAYI from the coding sequence ATGGCTGAAATTGCCGTACCAGTAGCGTTGTTTCTGGCGGACAAAGTGATAATGTTCCTCGACAAAAAATTCAGCCGATCGagctttaataataataatccccGCGATGATGCTGGAAGAGCCAGAAGCTGTTTAGAGAGGATGCGAGCATATCTCAGTGACAACTCATCAGCAGAACTGTCTGCTTACGATGGAGGGTCTCAACAGTTTCAAACTCGTGTAAAAGAGATCCGAAATATAGCTTATGAAATTGAAGACGTTCTTGACGAATTTCTGCTTCATGTCCCTCATCAATTCCACAACAACGACGTCTTTCAGAAGCTACACGATGCTGTGAAATTTCGCACGGTACAGAAAGCAAGCCGTGAGTTCTCGGACAGAATTAAAAATATTGACAAGAAGCTAAATTTTGTTTTCACTCTTGATAAAATTCCACAATTTCCGGGACGAGATCAAGAAAGTCGCCCAAGTTCCAGCACCACAAGACATGGAGATAGCACGGTGACTCATCATAACCAattccttgaagaagaagaaatggtaGGGTTTGAGAAGCCTAAAGAAAAACTCATCAGTCAGTTGATGAAAGGAGATCCAAGGTTTCCGAATATCTCGCTTGTAGGTCCTGGTGGCTCAGGCAAAACCACTCTTTTGAAGAATGTCTTCCAGAGCAAAAAGGTCCAACGGTTTTTTGAATGCCATGCTTGGATTGATGTGCCGCGTGACTTGTGTCCCCGTAAACTTGATGAGCTCTTGCCCAACATGTTAAGCAAATTTGATCCAAAAGGCAAAAGGAAGGAATCCATTAATCATGAAGATCCAAAGGCGCAATTGGTAAGAGCTTTGAAGGGCAAGAAGTTTGTGGTCGTGTTAGATAATGTTTGGAGCAAACAAGATTTGGAACGCATTGTAAATGTTTTACCAAATGATTTACCTGGGACTGGGAGTAAAATAGTCATAACTACTCGTTACTCTGAAGTAGCGTCTTCTCATGCAAACTCTTCGTACATCCACAATATGAGCAATGTGTTGTCATGGGAACAAGCTTGGAATCTATTCTGCCGAAAGGCTTTTCACAAGAGCGAAGGAAAGTGTCCAACCCAGATTTTGGACTGGGCAGAGAAAATCGTCAAGAAGTGTGAAGGCTTGCCCCTTGCAATTTCAGCTGTTGGTACTTTGCTAGCAACGAAGCGACCAACTCCACTTGATTGGAAGAAGTTACATGACAGCCTTGGATCAAATGTTCCCATTATTACCCAAATATTGGAGCCCAGTTACAAGGACCTTCCAAGCCATCTTAAGACTTGTTTCTTGTACTTTGGCATGTTTCCTGAAGACTACTCCATTAGCCGTGAAAGGCTAATTCGCTTGTGGGTAGCTGAAGGATTTGTGATGCAGAACAGATCAAGAAAACTAATGGAGGAGGTTGCAGGAGGCTATCTGAATGATCTCATTGGAAGAAATTTAGTTCATGTGAGTTCAAGGGAAGTCGATGGAAGAGTCAGAAGCTGCCGTGTACTGAACCTCGTTCGCGAGTTCATCATTGAAAAAGCGGAGAATTTCATCACTGTCTCGTTGGCAGCAAACTGCAGAGGTACTGCTCCAGGTGAGAAAATTCGACACCTTTCTGTTCATGATGTTAGTAAGGGCAACAATTTTTCAAGTGGTACAGATTTGAGTTGTACTCGTACCATACTATTAAGTGGGCAGGGAAGTTATGATTCCGAGCTTGAAAGACTACTTAAAACCTTTAAATTTTTAAGGGTTTTAGATTTGCAAGGGATAAATTTGGACAACTTTCCCGATTCTGTTTTTGGTCTCACCCTCTTGAGGTACATAAGTCTAAGGCACACCGATATTAAAGAAGTGCCAAAGTCCATAAAGAAGCTTGGATTCTTGGAAACCTTAGACCTTAAGCACACAAAAGTGACCAATTTACCAAAACAGATTTATAAGCTCCGCAATTTGCACCACCTTTTAGTCTATCGCTATGATGTCACGAATTATGTGACATTTGAAGCTGCAAGAAGTGTGGAGCTCTCTGCAGGCAACATTTCATCTTTATCCTCCATACAAAAGTTGTCACTAATTAGTGtaaaaaataacagaaaaatCATAACAGCCTTACGAGAGTTGAAAGGTCTTAGGAAACTGGGGTTGACCGATCTTCAAAAAGAAGATGGAAGGAAGTTTGTTGTTCTCTTCATGAAATGGAGCAGCTCTCGACATTGGATGTACGATCAACGAGCGAGGAGGACTTTCTGGATTTGGATCATGGTGAATTTCGTCCTGACTTTCTGCAACGCCTATATTTGA
- the LOC103410863 gene encoding uncharacterized protein, which produces MLCRMVLVPMKKKIGKVPVYLNVYDLTPINGYAYWLGLGVYHSGVQVHGVEYAFGAYDHATTGIFEVEPKQCPNFVFRKSILIGRTDLDPKEVRAFMEKLTEEYSGNPYHLITKNCNHGAVQQGEHREENIEESKLPLQLEESRSATKGSKKGRREKAARLPEKKEKKYRKGGRDQCAEGAGNKKKTAAFGSWRDCNGKAENIRDVRRAEAQQERRDVRRG; this is translated from the exons ATGCTTTGTAGGATGGTATTGGTGccgatgaagaagaagattggGAAGGTGCCCGTTTATCTGAACGTGTACGATCTTACTCCGATCAATGGCTACGCCTATTGGCTCGGCCTCGGAGTCTACCATTCCGGCGTCCAAGTACATGGCGTTGAATATGCCTTTGGAGCTTATGACCATGCAACGACTGGGATTTTCGAAGTGGAACCGAAGCAATGCCCCAACTTTGTGTTCAGAAAATCAATTTTGATCGGAAGAACGGATTTGGATCCGAAGGAGGTCCGTGCTTTTATGGAGAAACTAACAGAGGAATACTCCGGGAACCCGTACCATCTTATCACCAAGAACTGCAACCATGGCGCGGTACAACAAG gagagcaccgggaggagaatatagaggaaagcaagctgcctttgcagctggaggaaagCAGGTCAGCGACAAAGGGATCCAAGAAAGGCAGAAGAGAGAAGGCAGCGAGGCTGccagagaaaaaagaaaaaaaatatagaaaggGAGGGAGAGATCAGTGCGCAGAAGGCGCGGGGAATAAAAAAAAGacagctgcctttggcagctggagAGACTGCAACGGGAAAGCAGAAAATATAAGAGACGTGAGGAGGGCAGAGGCGCAGCAGGAACGAAGAGACGTGAGGAGAGGCTGA